A stretch of the Aphis gossypii isolate Hap1 chromosome 2, ASM2018417v2, whole genome shotgun sequence genome encodes the following:
- the LOC126549965 gene encoding vesicular glutamate transporter 1-like isoform X2, giving the protein MEKRTILWYMTFWGFAINYMFRMNINIAIVSMIKHSISKTNVTIIYECLRHTESLKLNNSIAQISSVDLNDNKFEWDEYQQNSILGAFFTLHVIMQIPGGVLAQRYGTKTVFGISNGVAAVLSFAVPASAKFNYKALVLVRIIQGLISGAAWSSMHTMTAKWIPPHERSRFVSAYLGSSVGTAVTYIMCGYLIASFGWESVFYVSGGLGLLWAICWILLVYDTPAKHPTISIRERTYIENCLGKTIQTRSKPLPIPWKSILSSKVVWINLVTQAGGIWGLLTLAAQAPSYFNFVLGLNVKQTGLWSGMPHFVRWVFAFGYSMISDHLVKSQKMSLTNVRKLATCFGNILQGFFILGLCYSGCNSLVAIIMLFSATAVNGAVSSGTLAAIVDIAPNYAGVILGITGTVGSTSGFISPLIVGYFTLHQQTLSQWCKVFHLSGAICIGTGLIYIFFGTSEIQKFNTYDDSISNEKELKLIVKKPNNS; this is encoded by the exons ATGGAga AACGGACAATTCTATGGTACATGACTTTCTGGGGATTTGCTATTAATTACATGTTTcgaatgaatattaatatagccaTCGTTTCAATGATTAAACATTCAATATCGAAAACTAATGTTACGATTATATATGAGTGTCTTAGGCACACCGAATCGTTGAAGTTAAACAATTCTATTGCACAAATATCTTCAGTGGatctaaat gataataaatttgaatgggACGAATATCAGCAAAATTCAATACTGGGTGCATTTTTCACATTACATGTAATCATGCAAATACCAGGTGGAGTTTTGGCACAACGATATGGTACAAAAACCGTTTTTGGTATCAGCAACGGTGTGGCAGCTGTATTGTCTTTTGCAGTACCTGCATCTGCAAAATTCAACTATAAAGCACTCGTGTTAGTTAGAATTATTCAAGGACTTATATCC ggTGCTGCGTGGTCTTCAATGCATACAATGACTGCTAAATGGATACCACCACACGAGAGAAGTCGATTTGTTTCAGCATAcctag GAAGTTCGGTCGGTACAGCAGTAACATATATCATGTGTGGATATCTTATCGCTTCGTTTGGTTGGGAGAGTGTATTTTATGTTAGCGGAGGACTAGGTCTATTGTGGGCTATTTGTTGGATTTTACTAGTCTATGATACTCCTGCCAAACACCCTACTATCAGTATAAGAGAAAGAACATATATAGAAAATTGCCTTGGTAAAACCATACAAACTAGATCAAAACCG TTACCGATACCTTGGAAATCAATTCTTTCATCCAAAGTAGTGTGGATTAATTTAGTCACTCAAGCTGGAGGTATCTGGGGTTTATTGACACTTGCAGCTCAAGCTCcatcatattttaactttgtcttaggtttaaatgttaaacag ACAGGTTTATGGTCTGGAATGCCTCATTTTGTACGATGGGTGTTTGCTTTTGGATATAGTATGATAAGTGATCATTTAGTGAAATCTCAAAAAATGTCTCTGACCAATGTACGAAAGTTGGCGACATGCTTTG gtaatattttacaagggTTTTTCATTTTGGGTCTTTGCTATTCTGGATGTAATTCATTGGTTGCAATAATCATGCTTTTTAGCGCGACTGCCGTAAACGGTGCAGTATCTTCTGGGACACTTGCTGCAATAGTGGACATTGCTCCAAACTATGcag gagTGATTCTAGGAATTACTGGAACTGTTGGCTCTACTTCTGGATTCATTTCACCCTTAATTGTTGGTTATTTTACCTTACAccag caaACATTGAGTCAATGGTGTAAAGTATTTCATTTGTCTGGAGCAATATGCATAGGTACTggattaatttacatatttttcggAACAtcagaaatacaaaaatttaatacatacgatgattcaatttcaaatgaaaaagaaTTGAAATTAATCGTTAAGAAAcctaataattcttaa
- the LOC126549965 gene encoding vesicular glutamate transporter 1-like isoform X1, translated as MEKRTILWYMTFWGFAINYMFRMNINIAIVSMIKHSISKTNVTIIYECLRHTESLKLNNSIAQISSVDLNDNKFEWDEYQQNSILGAFFTLHVIMQIPGGVLAQRYGTKTVFGISNGVAAVLSFAVPASAKFNYKALVLVRIIQGLISGAAWSSMHTMTAKWIPPHERSRFVSAYLGSSVGTAVTYIMCGYLIASFGWESVFYVSGGLGLLWAICWILLVYDTPAKHPTISIRERTYIENCLGKTIQTRSKPLPIPWKSILSSKVVWINLVTQAGGIWGLLTLAAQAPSYFNFVLGLNVKQTGLWSGMPHFVRWVFAFGYSMISDHLVKSQKMSLTNVRKLATCFGNILQGFFILGLCYSGCNSLVAIIMLFSATAVNGAVSSGTLAAIVDIAPNYAGVILGITGTVGSTSGFISPLIVGYFTLHQQTLSQWCKVFHLSGAICIGTGLIYIFFGTSEIQKFNTYDDSISNEKELKLIVKKPNNS; from the exons ATGGAga AACGGACAATTCTATGGTACATGACTTTCTGGGGATTTGCTATTAATTACATGTTTcgaatgaatattaatatagccaTCGTTTCAATGATTAAACATTCAATATCGAAAACTAATGTTACGATTATATATGAGTGTCTTAGGCACACCGAATCGTTGAAGTTAAACAATTCTATTGCACAAATATCTTCAGTGGatctaaat gataataaatttgaatgggACGAATATCAGCAAAATTCAATACTGGGTGCATTTTTCACATTACATGTAATCATGCAAATACCAGGTGGAGTTTTGGCACAACGATATGGTACAAAAACCGTTTTTGGTATCAGCAACGGTGTGGCAGCTGTATTGTCTTTTGCAGTACCTGCATCTGCAAAATTCAACTATAAAGCACTCGTGTTAGTTAGAATTATTCAAGGACTTATATCC ggTGCTGCGTGGTCTTCAATGCATACAATGACTGCTAAATGGATACCACCACACGAGAGAAGTCGATTTGTTTCAGCATAcctag GAAGTTCGGTCGGTACAGCAGTAACATATATCATGTGTGGATATCTTATCGCTTCGTTTGGTTGGGAGAGTGTATTTTATGTTAGCGGAGGACTAGGTCTATTGTGGGCTATTTGTTGGATTTTACTAGTCTATGATACTCCTGCCAAACACCCTACTATCAGTATAAGAGAAAGAACATATATAGAAAATTGCCTTGGTAAAACCATACAAACTAGATCAAAACCG TTACCGATACCTTGGAAATCAATTCTTTCATCCAAAGTAGTGTGGATTAATTTAGTCACTCAAGCTGGAGGTATCTGGGGTTTATTGACACTTGCAGCTCAAGCTCcatcatattttaactttgtcttaggtttaaatgttaaacag ACAGGTTTATGGTCTGGAATGCCTCATTTTGTACGATGGGTGTTTGCTTTTGGATATAGCATGATAAGTGATCATTTAGTGAAATCTCAAAAAATGTCTCTGACCAATGTACGAAAGTTGGCGACATGCTTTG gaaatattttacaagggTTTTTCATTTTGGGTCTTTGCTATTCTGGATGTAATTCATTGGTTGCAATAATCATGCTTTTTAGCGCGACTGCCGTAAACGGTGCAGTATCTTCTGGGACACTTGCTGCAATAGTGGACATTGCTCCAAACTATGcag gagTGATTCTAGGAATTACTGGAACTGTTGGCTCTACTTCTGGATTCATTTCACCCTTAATTGTTGGTTATTTTACCTTACAccag caaACATTGAGTCAATGGTGTAAAGTATTTCATTTGTCTGGAGCAATATGCATAGGTACTggattaatttacatatttttcggAACAtcagaaatacaaaaatttaatacatacgatgattcaatttcaaatgaaaaagaaTTGAAATTAATCGTTAAGAAAcctaataattcttaa